Proteins encoded together in one Mercenaria mercenaria strain notata chromosome 18, MADL_Memer_1, whole genome shotgun sequence window:
- the LOC123538987 gene encoding beta-1,3-galactosyltransferase 5-like has protein sequence MKRLRGTVSLSIPFKIRRWRPKSLKAALICILLFSMSIYKLGDFILDQIAYPYNMYQGYPFSIYDHPYNIITNNTCTSNSKINMIVVIHSKVTNFVRRASIRRSWANQHLLSGYDMRVVFFLGMPYRHNDIQALVHQESLYYNDIIQGTFFDSYTNITHKAVLWMRWVKEYCSNALYILKLDDDVFVNVYSLYKNFLLNYKNTSMKMWCEIKSAGKQAISRLRGKKWRVASHELPGLKYYPLTLCRGYFVIMTQDSIGPMYEAAKQTPFFWIDDYYVFGILANITGVKHFSLLQFLSNEHEAFQCFKSKTRFCPLLGVLLESSNVMETLWLHAAVHANDFLV, from the coding sequence ATGAAACGACTTCGGGGAACAGTATCTCTAAGCATCCCATTTAAGATTCGAAGATGGAGACCAAAGTCTTTGAAGGCAGCGCTTATCTGTATCTTGTTGTTCTCGATGAGTATTTATAAATTGGGTGACTTTATTCTCGACCAAATAGCATACCCTTACAATATGTACCAAGGATATCCATTTTCCATCTACGACCATCCCTATAACATTATTACAAACAATACATGTACAAGTAATTCGAAAATCAACATGATAGTCGTTATTCATTCTAAAGTAACAAATTTTGTAAGACGTGCATCAATCAGACGATCGTGGGCCAATCAACATCTGCTATCCGGGTACGACATGAGAGTCGTTTTCTTCTTAGGTATGCCTTACCGTCATAACGATATACAAGCTCTTGTCCATCAAGAGTCTTTGTACTATAACGATATCATACAGGGAACTTTCTTTGATTCATACACAAATATAACTCACAAAGCTGTTCTGTGGATGAGATGGGTTAAGGAATATTGTTCAAACGCACTTTACATTCTCAAGCTAGATGACGATGTTTTTGTCAACGTGTATTCGTTGTATAAAAACTTTTTACTAAACTACAAGAACACATCAATGAAAATGTGGTGTGAAATTAAGAGTGCTGGAAAACAGGCAATTTCAAGATTGAGAGGCAAAAAGTGGAGAGTGGCCAGTCATGAGTTGCCAGGCTTAAAATACTACCCGTTAACGCTGTGTCGAGGATATTTTGTGATAATGACACAAGATAGTATTGGGCCGATGTACGAAGCTGCAAAACAGACACCTTTCTTTTGGATAGACGATTACTATGTGTTTGGAATTTTAGCAAATATAACAGGAGTGAAACATTTTTCTCTTTTGCAGTTCCTTAGCAACGAACACGAAGCTTTCCAATGTTTTAAATCAAAAACTCGTTTCTGTCCGTTATTAGGTGTTTTGCTTGAATCGTCAAATGTTATGGAGACTCTCTGGCTACACGCTGCAGTCCATGCAAATGATTTTTTAGTTTGA